The DNA window AAGAGATAATTTAAAAGAGAAATTAGCTCAGGATTTCCTTAATGTTAAAGAGCTTTTAGAAAAGACTCCAAACATAATGGACATCTACACCTTTGGAGAATTCCCAGTACATGTATACTTACAAAAATATAAAACTTGGTATGAATTTTTAAAAGAGATTGATGAACTGTCTATAGATGAAAAATCTTTCTCAGAAAGAACTATCCAGTTCTTACAATTTTTAGAGAAAACATCTATGACTAAATCTTATAAGATACCACTGCTGCTTTCTCTATTTAAAAATGGGTTAAAAGAAAGTGTGTCTTTAAAAGAGATTGGAGAGTTTTACAAAAAGTTTTATAGTAATGAACTTCATGGAAAAGATTTAAATAATAAAAGACATGAAGATTGGAGAAATTGGGATTTGAAAAAATTTGAAGCTTTGGCTAAAGAGAATCCAATCCATTTCCTAACGAAAGATGAAAAGAATGAAAAATTCTTTAGTTTTATAGATGATAATTTTATTTTAAATACTCAGCTATTTAATGAAATCATGGAAAATAAAGAACTTTTATCTAATATCTTAGATAGATTAGATTATAGAAATAGTAACTACTTTAGAAGAAAATATATGGAGGTATAATGTCAGTCAAATTTTATAACGACAATGCAGAAAGTTTTTTTAACAACACGGTTAATGCTGATATGAGTTCTACATACAACATCTTTGAAGAGAATCTTTCTGATAAAACTGGAGAGATTTTAGATTTAGGATGTGGAAGTGGAAGAGATGCTAAACATTTTATAGATGCAGGGTTTAAAGTTACTGCTTTAGATCTCTCTCCTATTTTAGCTGCAAAAGCCAGTGAATACATTGGCCAAGAGGTTATTGTTGCTAATATGAAAGACTTGGATTTTTCTGATAAATTCATAGGTATTTGGGCTTGTGCATCACTCTTACATTTAACAGAGGATGAAGTTTTAGAAACTCTAAAAAGATGTCATAAAGCCTTGAAAAAGGATGGAACTATGTATGTTTCATTTAAATATGGAGAAACTAACTTTGAAAAAGATGGTAGAATTTTTACTTGTTTCACTAGAGATAAGTTTTTAAATCTAATAGAGGGATTAGATTTCTATTACCGTGCTACATTTGAAACAGGAGATGTTAGACCTGGAAGGGAGAATGAAAAATGGCTGAACGTAATTCTGAAAAAGAAATAAAGAAACGTACTAGTCATAAGGCATACTTAAATCTTGAGGATCAAGAGCTATTAAAAATAATTAGAAAAGTTATGGTGGAGAATAAAGCTTTTACCTCTGTGGCTTATAAAAAAGTGAAATTTATTCCATTTCCAACTTTAAAAAAAAGGTTTAAAAATATTGAAGTTTGGCAGGATTTAATTAACTATTTGCATCTCAATAGAGAATACCAAAGGGCGACTATGAAAGCTAAAAAAGAGATTATAACTCCAGCTTTTATAAAAAATAGTGTAAAAGAGAGCAATGAAGAACTATTAGAGATGTATAAAGAGTTTTCAGAAAAAATAGGTGCATACAATGGAGCTTCTATGAGCCAATTGAAAAGGTATGGTTTTAAATATTCTGAAACTGTTTTACTAAGACGTTTTGGTAGTTGGAAGAATGTTAAGGAACTTTGTGGTTATAGTTTTAATTTGGGGACTATGTATAGCAAAGATGAAATTATAACGCTACTTATGGATGCTAGAAAAAAATATGGAAGAAGGCTTTCTCAAAAAGAGATAAATAAAGACCAAACTCTTCCTGTTTTAGAAACTATTTTAAAGTTTTTTAAAACTACCAAAATATCTGAAGTTTGGGATGAACTGGAAAAGGGAATGGAAAAAACTAGCACTGAAGGGAAGAGCTACTCCATAGAAGAGATTAAAGATCTTTTATATAAGCAGTATAGATTAAAGGGAAGCCCACTTACAACAACAGAGATTGCAGCAAAAACAAAGGTGGGAGAACTTCCGGGGAAAACAACAATATATAGGCATTTTAAAACGCAAAAAATTAGAGAGATTTGGAAAATTGTTTTAGAGGAGAGAGAACACAATGGATAAAGTTAGGGAGACTTTTTACAAACATTGGAGTAAAGAAAAGAGCGACACATTTTATAAAACTTTAGAGAGTTCAGTTTTAAGCTATAAGCTTGAATGTTTAGAAAAATTTATAGAGGATATTTTTGAAGAAAATCCTGCAGTAAAAAGAGATGAGATTTTAAGGTATGCTAAAAATATGGATGCTTTTACAGATGCAGAGGAGTTCTTAATAGACTTCTTCAAATGTACTAGAACACCAGAGGGTGATGCCATTGCAGCTAGATTAGAAGACAATCCGGAAGAGGTTGAAAGATTCTTAAATGGACTTTTAGCTTCGAAGAAAATAAGGGTTAAAGAGAATGAAAATGAGTTTATAGTTTGGTATTTATAGCTTATTATTAATAAAATATCATATAAAAGAAAAGGAAATGAAATCTTATGAATTTACTAGATTTTAAAGATAAAATACAAATATCTTACAAGGATAATCGGATTGATATTGATGAAAATAAAATATATCATTCTAATCCTGAATTATTATTAATATTATTAAAAGATAGAACAACTAAAAAGAACTTAATTTGGGCAACTGATTCTTATAAAAATTATGGAGAGTATTATGAGAAAGAAAATCAAATAAAAGTTGAAGTTATAACAGGATATAATAAATGGCTTATAAAACCTAGAATAGAAAAAAATAAGGAACAACAGCAACAACGTTCAAAGGAAAAAGCAGAAGTGTTTACACCTTCTTGGGTTTGTAACAAACAAAATAATTTAATTGATAATGCTTGGTTTGAAAAGGAAAATATTTTTAATATTGAAGTGGAAAAAAATTGGGAAACAAATTTAGAGAAAATAGAATTTCCGGCAAAAAAGAGCTGGCAAGATTATATAAAATTAAATAGACTTGAAATTGCTTGTGGAGAAGCACCCTATATAACTAGCAGATATGATACTACTTCTGGAGAATATATAGAAGTTTCTAATAGAATTGGATTACTTGATAGAAAATTAAGAGTAATAAGTGAAAATATAGAAGACAGAAAAGAATGGATTAAGTGGTCTTTAGTAGCCTTGAAAAGTATTTATGCCTATGATTATCAGGGTGATAATGTTTTATTAGCTAGAGAAAATATTCTTTATACAGTGAAAGAATTTTATGAAGAAAAATTTAAAAGAGATTTAAGTAACGAAAATTTGAAAAAAATGGCAATAATAATATCTTGGAATATTTGGCAGATGGATGGAATAAAATTTGTTATTCCTGAAAGTTGTAAAAATGAACAAAAAATTGAATACTTACTTTTTGGAGAAAAAATAACAGAAGAAAAATGTAAAGGGTGTCAAACTGGAAATAATTTTCAACATAATGGCATTTATGTAAAAATAAAAGACTGGGAAAAAAATAAAATAATTCGATTTATAGATTTACTGGAGGGGTAGAAATGCATAAATTTAGTTCAACATTTAATTATAAATTAATTTATATTTTTTCAATAAATACAGAAACACATAAAGGTTTATTAAAAATAGGTGATACATCTTTATTCTTAGAAGAATTGCCTAGTGATTTTTCTATTGATAAATTAGCTCCTAATAGTTCGATATTAAATAAAGCTGCTAATAAAAGAATAAAGCAATATACAAATACAGCAGGGATAAAGTACAATTTACTACATACAGAATTGGCTATAATAACTGAAAAAGATAAAAATGGCCAAGAGATTCCTAAAAAAGCTTTTAGAGATTATCATGTTCATAGAGTATTAACTAGATCTGGAATTAAAACAAAAAAAATATCAGAAACAACAGGTAAAGAATGGTTTAAAGTCTCTCTTGAAACAGTTTTAAACGCTATTAATGCCGTAAAAAATGACCAAAATTGCTTAACTAATATTGATTTAAAAAATGATTGGACACCCATTGTTTTCAGACCAGAACAAGAAGAAGCTATAAATAAAACTGTAAAACAATTTAAGAAAAAAGATAAGATGCTTTGGAATGCTAAAATGAGATTTGGAAAAACTCTTTGTTCGTTAGAAGTAATAAGATTAATGAAGTTTAAGAAAACTATAATTTTAACTCATAGACCTGTTGTTAATAAAGGATGGTATGAAGATTTTATAAAAACATTTGGGAATACTAGTAATTATGATTATGGTTCTAGAGAACAAGGAAATACTCTAGAAAGCTTAATTAATAACGAAAAAAATTTTATATACTTTGCTTCTGTTCAAGATTTAAGAGGATCTGATAAAGTTGGAGGAAAATATAGTAAAAATGATATTATTTTTGATATAAATTGGGATTGTGTTGTTGTTGACGAAGCTCATGAAGGAACTAAAACAACTCTTGGAGAAGCTGTAATTAAGGAAATTGTAAAAGAAAATAGTAAACATCCAACTAAGTTTTTAGCTTTATCAGGAACTCCTTTTAATATCGTAAATGAATATGAACAAGATGAACTTTACACTTGGGATTATGTTATGGAACAAAGTGAAAAAAGAAAATATGAGATTTCTGAAGGAGATATTAATCACTTTGGAGACTCGAATCCTTATGGAGGATTACCAGCACTTAATATTTACACATATAATCTGGGAGCAAGCCTACAAAATAAAGCATATATTGATATAGAGGAGAAAGCTTTTAACTTTAAAGAATTTTTCAGAACTTGGACTGGTGATTTAAATAAAGATTTGCAAGCTATTCCAGTAGAACAAAATATCGGAGATTTTTTTCATGAAAAAGATATTGAAAGTTTTTTAAATCTTATTACTAAAGAGGATGAGAATAGCCATTATCCTTATTCTAATCAAGAATATAGAGATCTTTTTAAACACTCTTTATGGATGGTTCCTGGTGTTAAAGAAGCGAGTGCTTTAAAAAAGTTAATGGAAAAACATCATATTTTCGGAAATGGACAATTTAATATAATAAATGTTGCTGGAGATGGTGATGAAGAAGATGAAACAAAAGAAGCACTTGAAAAAGTAGAAAAAGGTATTGAAAGAGCTTCTAATGCTGGAGAATATACAATAACTTTATCATGTGGAAAATTAACAACAGGTGTTACTATTCCTGAGTGGACTGCTGTTATGATGTTATCAGGTTCATATTCTACATCTGCAGCTAACTATCTTCAAACAATTTTTAGAGTTCAATCTCCTGCAAATATTGATGGAAAAATAAAAGAACAATGTTATGTTTTTGATTTTGCTCCAGATAGAACCTTAAAAATCGTAGCTGATGCAGTTAGTTTATCTACAAAAGCCGGAAATACAACTTCTGATGATAGATCAATCTTAAGAGAATTTTTAAACTTTTGTCCAGTTATATCTATAAATGGAACAAAAATGAACCCGTATAATGTAGATGGACTTTTACAACAATTAAAAAAAGTATATGCTGAAAGAGCTGTAAAAAATGGATTTGATGACAATAATTTATATAATAATATTGAACTAGCTAAATTGACAGATGGAGATTTAGAAAAATTTTCTGAGCTAGAAAAAATTATAAAATCTACAAATCAAACAGAACAAACTTCAAGAATTGATATAAATAATACTGGTCTTACTAACGAAGAGCGAGAAGAAAAAGGAAAACTTGAAAAAAAACCAAAAAAAGAATTAAGTGAAGAAGATAAAAAACGTTTAGAAGAGATAAAAGAAAAGCAATTAAATAGAGCTAAAGCTATATCAAATTTAAGAGCTATTTCTATAAGAATACCTCTTCTTATATATGGAGCTGAAATAGGTTTAGATAAAGATATTTCAGTAGAAACTCTTTTAGATGATAATATTATAGATACTGCTTCATGGGAAGAATTTATGCCTAAAGGAATAACAAAGGATATTTTTAAAACATTTATAAAATATTATGATGTAGATGTATTTATAGCTGCTGGAAGAACAATAAGAGAAAGTGTTAAATCAGCTGATTTTTTACCTCCAAAAGAAAGAATTCAAAAAATAGTTAATATTTTATCAAATTTTAAAAATCCAGATAAAGAAACAGTTTTAACACCGTGGAGAGTTGTAAATATGCATATGGGAGATAGTTTAGGTGGATACAATTTTTATGATGAGATGTATAATCAAATAATAGAAGAACCTAGATTTATAGACAAAGAATCAGTTACAAAAGAAACTTTAAATAAATCCGATACTAAAATATTGGAGATAAATTCTAAAACAGGTTTATATCCATTATATGTAACATATAGTATTTTTAGAAATAAATGTAATCAAGAAAAAAATTTAACAAAAGAGAAAGAAGAAATATTGTGGAAAGAAGTAGTTGAAAATAATATTTTCATTCTTTGTAAAACTCAAATGGCAAAAGCTATTACCAAAAGAACTTTGACT is part of the Candidatus Cetobacterium colombiensis genome and encodes:
- a CDS encoding class I SAM-dependent methyltransferase, with amino-acid sequence MSVKFYNDNAESFFNNTVNADMSSTYNIFEENLSDKTGEILDLGCGSGRDAKHFIDAGFKVTALDLSPILAAKASEYIGQEVIVANMKDLDFSDKFIGIWACASLLHLTEDEVLETLKRCHKALKKDGTMYVSFKYGETNFEKDGRIFTCFTRDKFLNLIEGLDFYYRATFETGDVRPGRENEKWLNVILKKK
- a CDS encoding restriction endonuclease subunit M — encoded protein: MNLLDFKDKIQISYKDNRIDIDENKIYHSNPELLLILLKDRTTKKNLIWATDSYKNYGEYYEKENQIKVEVITGYNKWLIKPRIEKNKEQQQQRSKEKAEVFTPSWVCNKQNNLIDNAWFEKENIFNIEVEKNWETNLEKIEFPAKKSWQDYIKLNRLEIACGEAPYITSRYDTTSGEYIEVSNRIGLLDRKLRVISENIEDRKEWIKWSLVALKSIYAYDYQGDNVLLARENILYTVKEFYEEKFKRDLSNENLKKMAIIISWNIWQMDGIKFVIPESCKNEQKIEYLLFGEKITEEKCKGCQTGNNFQHNGIYVKIKDWEKNKIIRFIDLLEG
- a CDS encoding Eco57I restriction-modification methylase domain-containing protein, translated to MHKFSSTFNYKLIYIFSINTETHKGLLKIGDTSLFLEELPSDFSIDKLAPNSSILNKAANKRIKQYTNTAGIKYNLLHTELAIITEKDKNGQEIPKKAFRDYHVHRVLTRSGIKTKKISETTGKEWFKVSLETVLNAINAVKNDQNCLTNIDLKNDWTPIVFRPEQEEAINKTVKQFKKKDKMLWNAKMRFGKTLCSLEVIRLMKFKKTIILTHRPVVNKGWYEDFIKTFGNTSNYDYGSREQGNTLESLINNEKNFIYFASVQDLRGSDKVGGKYSKNDIIFDINWDCVVVDEAHEGTKTTLGEAVIKEIVKENSKHPTKFLALSGTPFNIVNEYEQDELYTWDYVMEQSEKRKYEISEGDINHFGDSNPYGGLPALNIYTYNLGASLQNKAYIDIEEKAFNFKEFFRTWTGDLNKDLQAIPVEQNIGDFFHEKDIESFLNLITKEDENSHYPYSNQEYRDLFKHSLWMVPGVKEASALKKLMEKHHIFGNGQFNIINVAGDGDEEDETKEALEKVEKGIERASNAGEYTITLSCGKLTTGVTIPEWTAVMMLSGSYSTSAANYLQTIFRVQSPANIDGKIKEQCYVFDFAPDRTLKIVADAVSLSTKAGNTTSDDRSILREFLNFCPVISINGTKMNPYNVDGLLQQLKKVYAERAVKNGFDDNNLYNNIELAKLTDGDLEKFSELEKIIKSTNQTEQTSRIDINNTGLTNEEREEKGKLEKKPKKELSEEDKKRLEEIKEKQLNRAKAISNLRAISIRIPLLIYGAEIGLDKDISVETLLDDNIIDTASWEEFMPKGITKDIFKTFIKYYDVDVFIAAGRTIRESVKSADFLPPKERIQKIVNILSNFKNPDKETVLTPWRVVNMHMGDSLGGYNFYDEMYNQIIEEPRFIDKESVTKETLNKSDTKILEINSKTGLYPLYVTYSIFRNKCNQEKNLTKEKEEILWKEVVENNIFILCKTQMAKAITKRTLTGYKDIKINSHYFEDLINQMKNKQEKFLAKISKFSYWKKGEKREMKFDAIVGNPPYQESDGGAQASASPIYQYFVQNSKKLNPNYLSFIIPTRWYAGGKGLDSFRDEMLNDINLRELHDCISPEDIFPNTNIRGGVCYFLWDKNFDNKENLVRVITHEKGKIIEDIKRSLKIDGTDIFIRDAKAITILDKVFSNDNIEILSNYISSRKPFGLEGAFIKSKQFKSIKEGMKKPIICFGKAQIFGYVEEECITNKKEWINQWKVYTPRANNIGTELNDDNLNSFIGEPNTICTESYLAVGAELNLTNISALNLTKYFKSKFARYLHSLGKASQDATSKTFKFIPLQDFSEKADINWEKSIKEIDQQLYLKYNLSEEEIEYIESKIKEMTN